GCGGAGGCCAATGTCGCGGTGTCCCTCGCGCGGTTCGGTGCCCCGGCCGCCCTCGCCACCGTCCTGCCCGACAATGCGCTGGGGCACGCCGCCCGTGACGAGGTCAGGAAGCATGGCGTCGACACCGCCGGCGTCCAGTTCCGGCCCGGCCGGATGGGGCTGTACTTCCTGACGCCCGGCGCCGTCCGTCGTCCGTCGGAAGTCCTGTACGACCGCGCCGGCTCGGCCTTCGTCCAGCATATCGACGGGGCGATGGACTGGCCCGCCCTGCTGGACGGCGTGGAGTGGCTGCATCTGTCCGGCGTCACACCCGCCACCGGCCCGAACGGGTCTGCCGCGGCCCTCGCCGCCATCGCCGCCGCGACCGCAGCCGGGGTGAAGGTCAGTTTCGACGGCAATTTCCGGGGCAAGCTGTGGGCCGAATGGGCCGGCGATCCGCCTCGCGTCCTGGGCCAGATGCTGGCCGGCTCCAGCCTCGCCTTCGCCGACGACCGCGACTTCGCCCTCGTGCTGGGTCGACGCTTCGACGACCCCGATCCCGCCCGGCGCCGCCGCGCCGCCGCAGCGGCCGCCTTCGAGACCTGGCCGTCGCTGGAGCGCATCTGCTGCACCCTGCGTGTCAACGACAGCGTGCAGGATCAGACCCTGTCGGCCGTCATGATCACCCGGGACGGCGAGCGCCACGCTGCCCCCATCGCCCTGACCGGGGTCGTGGACCGCGTTGGTGGCGGCGATGCCTTCGCCTCGGGCGTCCTGTTCGGCGTCTGGAGCGGCTGGTCCAACGACGAGGCGCTGGCGTTCGGTCTGGCTGCGGCCGGGTTGAAGCACTCGGTCCCGGGCGATTTCAACCTGTTCGACGAGAGCCAGGTACGCGCCGCCATGTCCGCCGAAGGCTTCGACATCAAGCGCTAGGTCACCCCTAGGAAACCGGTGTCATCGGTGTATCTTGCGGGCAGCGGTCGTCAGAACCGCCCCTGCAGGAAACGACCGGAGTTCCCCATGTCTGTGTCCATGTCGCGCCGTGCCGTCCTCGCCTCGGGGGCCGCGCTCGCCACCCTGACCGCGGCTGGTCCGGTCTTCGCCCAGGCCACCCCCGACCGCGCCACCCTGCTGGCCACCATGAAGCGCGCCACCGCCTTCATGACCGACGAGGTCGCGGTGGGCGGCGGCTATGTCTGGCAGGTCCTGCCCGACTTCTCTCGCCGCTGGGGCGAGCTGGAGGCCAAGCCGACGATGATCTGGGTCCAGCCTCCGGGTACCGCGACCGTGGGTCATGTCTACATGGACGCCTGGCATGCCACCGGCGATGAGCAGTTCTACGACGCCGCCAAGGCGTGCGCCGACGCCCTGATCGCGGGCCAGCACCCGCGCGGCGGCTGGAACTACGTCATCGACACGGCAGGCGAGGACAGCCTGAAGGACTGGTACGAGACGATCGGCGGCAACGCCTGGCGGCTGGAGGAATTCCAGCACTATTACGGCAACGCGACCTTCGATGACGCCGGCACGGCCGAAGCCTCCCAGTTGCTGCTCCGCGTCTATCTGGAGAAGCGCGAGCGCAAATATCGTGCCCCGCTCGACAAGGCGATCCAGTTCGTCCTGGACGCCCAGTATCCCAACGGCGGCTGGCCCCAGCGCTTCCCGTTCGTGGAAGGCGCGGGCGGCCTTCACGGCAACCCTGACTACACCCCCTACATCACCTTCAACGACGATGTGGCCGGCGAGAACATCGAGTTCCTGCTCTATGCCCACCAGGCGCTGGGCTCCAACGACCGACGCCTGGTCGACGCGATCCAGCGCGGCATGGACATCTTCGTCGCCACCCAGCAGCCCCTGCCCCAGCCCGCCTGGGGCCTGCAGCATTTCCCCGACACGCTGAAGCCCGCCCCCGCCCGCACCATCGAGCCACGGGCCTTCGCCACCCACACCACGGCGACGAACATCCGCTCCATGATCGGCTTCTACAAATTGACCGGCGACCGCAAATTCCTCGCCCGGCTGCCCGAGGCGCTCGACTGGCTGGATCAGGTGAAGACGCCGCAAAACCTGATCGCGCCGGGCCGCACGCATCCGACCTTCATCCTCGAGGGCTCCAACACCCCGGTCTATATCCACCGCAAGGGGTCCAACATCCGCAACGGCCGCTACTACGCCGACGACAATCCCAATAACCTGATCGTCCACTACGGCTCGTTCCGGAACCTCGATACCGCCGCCCTGCGTGCCGAGTACGAGGCGGCCGCGGCAATGACGCCCGAGTCCGTCATCGCGACCTCGCCGCTCAAGGCCCGCCCCGGCACCCGCGCCCTGCCCAAATATTTTACCCTGAAGGACGTCAGCATCTGGGACATGGGCACCGAGGGCCGGCGCCCCCGCCCCGTCGCCCCGACCCGGGCGGCGGAACTGGCCGGCACCCTGAACGCGCGCGGCTACTGGCCCAGCCTGCTGACGACCACTTCCAACCCCTACGTCGGCCCCTCCCCCGAGGCGGTCACGGGCGGCGAGTATCAGACCACGCGCGTCGGCGACCTGTGGGACACCTCGCCCTACACCACCGATTTCCCGGTCGAAGGCATCTCGACCCAGACCTTCATCACCAACATGGGCGACCTGATCGAGGCGCTGCAGGTCGCGTCGTGATGGGCCTCGACCGACGCCGCGTCCTGGCCGGGCTGGGTGCCCTCCCCATGGCCGGCTGCGCGTCCTTTCCCGGTCCCGACCGGCCCAGGACGACGGTCTGGCGGTTCGGCGACCTCGCCAGCATCGACGCCCCCCTGACGATCGAGGGCGCGCCACGGCCGGTGGCGGGTCCGGCCTCGGTGCCGGGAGGCGCGCTTCAGTTCGACGGCGTGGACGACGCCCTGTTCATCGACCGGCACCCCCTGGCCGGGGCCGCGACCTTCGCCTTCGAGGCCGTCTTCCGCCCCGATGGCGGAGCGATGGAGCAGCGCTGGCTGCACCTGCAATCCGACGAGGACGTCCCTGCCGGCCAGACCCCGGTCGGCACGCGCTTTCTGTTCGAGATCCGCGTCTATGGCGACGCATGGGCGCTCGACGCCTTCGTCAAGGGACCGACCTACAACCAGACCCTGCTGTTTCCCGACAAGCGCCACCCTGTCGGCCGCTGGTACCACGTAGCCCAGACCTATGACGGCACGACCTACCGGGCCTTCGTCGACGGAGAACTCCAGGGCGAGGCCGCACTCGCCTTCACGCCCCAGGGACCCGGGCGCGCCTCGGTCGGCACGCGGATCAACCGGGTCAACTATTTCAACGGCGCCATCGCCGAGGCACGATTCACCCCGCGCTTCCTGCGACCGGACCAGTTCACCGGCCTCAATCCGGCATGAAAAAGGGCCCCGACGTTTCCGCCGGGGCCCTTTCAGATAGCGGGGCTCAAGTAGGCCAAGGGCCGGTAGCCCCAGGCATCATGCCTCGTCGGTCGTCTTGTCGGCCGAGCCGGTGACCGGAACCACGGCGCCCTTGGCGGGGCGGACGGTCTGGCGTTCGGCGATACGGGCCGACTTGCCGCGACGGTCGCGCAGGTAATACAGCTTGGCGCGCCGCACGACGCCGCGACGCTTCACTTCGATCGACTCGATGTTCGGCGACAGGATCGGGAAGACGCGCTCGACGCCCTCGCCGAAGGAGATTTTCCGGACGGTGAAGTTCTCGTTCACGCCGCCGCCGGCGCGGGCGATGCAGACGCCTTCGAAGGCCTGGACGCGCTCGCGCTCGCCTTCCTTGATCTTGACGTTGACGCGCAGGGTGTCGCCGGGCTGGAAGACCGGGATCGCGCGCACGGCGATCAAACGGGCTTTTTCTTCCGCTTCGAGCGTCTGAAGGATGTTGGCCATGGTTCTATTCTCCTCGGGCTTTGGCGCCCTTTAGCTTTGATTTGGCGGAGGGTTCCGCAGGTCTTGTTTCCAGATGCGCCGCCCAGAGGTCTGGGCGTCGTTCCCGGGTGGTCTCTTCCCGTTGCGCCTGTCGCCACGCCGCCATCTTGCGATGGTCGCCGGACAACAGGATCTCCGGGATGTCGATCCCCTCGAACGTCCGCGGTCGCGTGTACTGCGGATGCTCCAGAAGACCGTCCTCGAAGCTTTCGGAGGACAGGCTTTCGGCCTGGCCCAGAACGCCGGGGATCAGTCGTACGCACGCCTCGATCGCCACCATCGCCGCTGCCTCGCCACCGGCCAGGACCGCATCTCCGACGGAGACCTCCTCGAACCCCCGGGCGTCGAGCACCCGCTGGTCCACCCCCTCGAACCGGCCGCAGAGGACGACGATGCCGTCCGCCTTTGCCCAGTCTTTCACGCGCGCCTGCGTCAGGGGTCGACCGCGTGCGCTCATGTACAAAAGCGGCCGGGGCGACCCTGTCAGGCTGTCGAGAGCCCGGGCCACCACGTCCGCTTTGAGTACCTGTCCGGGGCCGCCACCCGCGGGGGTGTCGTCCAGGAAGCCGCGCTTATCTTCGGAAAAGTTCCGAATGTCCACCGTTTCCAGCGCCCACAGGGCCTTCTCGCGCCAGGCCGTGCCGATTAGCGATACGCCGAGCGGCCCGGGAAACGCCTCGGGGAACATGGTCAGGACGGTGGCGGTGAACGGCATGGGGGCCGTTTAGCGCAGACAATCCTCCACCGCGAGCGAAGCGATGCGGGGGAGGATTAGTCCGGGTGGCCACCCCCCGCCGCGATCCAGGCGTCGACCTGTTCCTCCAGCACGTCCAGCGGCACCGAGCCGGAACCCAGCACCACGGAATGGAAGTCGCGGATGTTGAACCGGTCCCCCAGCGCCGTCCGGGCCCGCTCGCGCAGCTCCAGGATTTTCAGCTCGCCGACCTTGTAGCTGGTCGCCTGGCCCGGGCCGGAGATGTAGCGGTTCACCTCGAGCCGGATGTCGCGCTCGCTCAGCAGCGAGTTCTGCCGGAAATACTCGACCGCCTGGTCGCGGCTCCAGCGCTTGGAATGGATGCCCGTGTCCAGCACCAGCCGCACCGCCCGCCACAGCTCGGTCGAGAGCCGCCCGAAGTCCGAATAGGGGTCCTGGTAGAACCCCATCTCCTTGCCGAGCTTCTCGGCATACAGCCCCCAGCCCTCGGCATAGGCCCCATAGATGCCATATCGCCGGAACCGCGGCAGGCTCTCCATCTCCTGGGCATAGGCGACCTGGAAATGGTGGCCAGGCGCGCCCTCGTGATAGCTGATGCCCTCGATCTGAGGACGCAGCACCTGGGTCATGTCCGACAGGTTGACGTAGTAGATCCCCGGCCGCGAGCCGTCGGCCGCCGGCTCGTTGTAGAAGGCGATGCCGGTCGAGGCCTCGCGCCAGGCCTCGACCGAGCGGACCTCCAGCGCGGCCTCGGGCAGGTCGCTGAACCACTGCGGCGCGACCGCCATGACCTGGGCGATGAAGGCGCGGCTGTCCTCCAGATACTGCGCCTTGCCTTCGGGCGTGTTCGGATACTGGAAGCGCGGGTCCGTCTTGATGAAGGCGAAGAAGTCCTGGAGCGTGCCCTCGAACCCGACCTGGGTCTTGATGACCTCCATCTCGGCCTGGACGCGCGCCACTTCGGACAGGCCGATCTGGTGGATCTGGTCGGCGGTCAGGTCGGTGGTCGTCGAGGCCCGCAGGCGCTGGCTGTAGTAGGCGTCACCGTCCGGCAGCCGCCACACGCCGTCGGTGCTGGTCGACAGCGGCTGCATCTCCAGCAGGGTGGCCAGATACCGGTCGTAGCCCCGCTTGAACGGCCCGGTCAGGGCCTCGCGCGCCGAGGCGATCAGGGCGTCCTTCTCAGCCTGCCCGATATCCAGCGCGCCCACTTTTTTCTGGAAGTCCGCCCAGATCGCCGTGTCGGCCCCGTCCGTGAAGGGAGCGCCGTTGGTCACATTGCGGATCGCGCCCAGCGCCGGTTCCCACACGAAGGTCGGCGGCGTGATCCCGGCGGCCATGCGCGTGCGGATATTGGTCGCGCTCTCGCCCAGCACCCGCTCGACCTCGACCAGACGCGCGACATAGGCCCGGGCATCATCGGCCGTGTCGACGCGGTGGTTGTTGATCATGAACACCGGCAGCGACCCGCCGGCCCCGCCGCTGGACGAGATCGGATAGCCGCTTTCGCGCCACCGGAAGCCTTCGCGCTGCTGCACCACGCCGTGTTCGAACAACCGGGCCGACATCCGCGACTGCGGGCTCAGGTCGGCGGTGTCGAACTCGGCCTTCATCCGCGCCAGCTGCGCCTCGGCCAGGGCCAGCGACCGCTCGGCGGCGGCGGGGGTGTAGTCATCCAGTTTGTCGTTGTCGGTTTTCATGCCCAGCGAGGTCATCTGCTGGGGGCTCAGGGCAATCCGCTCGTTGTAGGTCGCCTCGAAGAAGGCGGCAAGGCGGGCATCGGCGTCGGCCGTCGCCTCTGCCTGCTGCATCGGCGCAGGCGCGAAGGCCGCGCTGCCCAGACCGGCCACGGCGATCAGAACCGCGCTGGCGGACGAAATCAGAAGACGACGCATCAGGAACCCCCGGGACAAACAGACCCGGACCGTCCCCGATGCGACGGGGCGATGCAAGCGCCGCGGTCAGGCCTTGGCGGAGATGCCCGTCTCGGCCAGCCATTCCAGGATCTTGCCCTTGGGCATGGCCCCGACCTTCAGCGAGGTCATCTGGCCGTCCTTGAACAGCATCAGCGTCGGAATGCCCTTCACGCCGAGCTTCGACGGGGTCATGGGGCTGTCGTCGATGTTGATCTTGGCGATCGTCACCTGACCGGCCAGTTCGTCGGCGATCTGCTCCAGCGCCGGCCCGATCTGCTTGCAGGGTCCGCACCACTCCGCCCAGAAGTCCACCAGCACGGGCGTGGAGGCCTTCAGCACGTCGGTGTCGAAGCTGTCGTCGGTGACCTTCATCGTGGCCATGGGGGGATCTCCTTATGGGCGGCCGAAGCGCGCCCGGTGTCTCTTGTTCGGGTGAGATGTGGGGCGATTCTGGACGAAATCAACGGAAGGCTTTCCGCATCGGCAGGACGGCTTGCTTCCAGAACTCACAAACCCGCCAGCGCCTCATCCATCACGCCTTGCGGCACCGCCATCAGCCTCGGCCCGTCCGTCCAGACGAGCGCCGCCTCCACCGGCCGGTCCGGATACAGCCGCTTCAGCACCGCCACATAGACCGCCATCTGGGCCACATAGGCGGGGTCCGCGTCCTCGATCCGGTCGGGGGCGGGGCGGTTGGTCTTGTAGTCGACGACCAGAACCCGCTCGGGCGTCACCACCAGCCGGTCGATCCGGCCCGAGATCGACACGCCCGCCGGCAGGCCCGGTGCCGACCCGGTCAGCGCCACCTCGGCCCGCGACCCGGCCCCGAACACGGCCGAGAACCGCGCGTCCTCCAGCACGGCGAAGGCCGCCGCGATCATCTCGTCGCGCTGCGCTTCCGACAGATCGCGCTCCCGCGCCAGCATCCGCCGCGGCGCGTCCGGCCGCGCCGCCGCCTCGATCTCGGGCAGCCGCTCCAGCAGCAGGTGGATCAGGTCGCCGCGCCGGAACCGGCCCAGAGGGGCACCTCCGTCCGCGCCTGCGACCGCCAACGGCGACGGGGCCGATACCCGCTTCACCGCCTTGGCCTGCGACGGCGACACATACCGCGCCGACGGATCGACCGGCGGCATCGCCCGCGCCCAGTCCGGCACGGTCACGCCCGGAATGGCCGAGGCCACGCCCGCCGCCATCACCACCGGATCGACCCCGAAGCGCCGCCGCCCGTCGCCGATATCGCGCACCTGTCCGCCGAGCCGTTCGAAGGTCTCGGTCAGCACCGCCCACCAGCTGCCCTCGTCATAGCCCAGCTTGGACTTGGCGCTGCCCCGCCCCAGGATCACTACCCGGTCCCGCGCCCGCGTCAGGGCGACGTAGAGCAGCCGCAGCGTCTCGTCGTCGACCCGCGTCTGACGCGCCGTCCGCGCCTCGCCCGAGGCCTCGCAGTCCTCCTTCTCGGACCCCGGACACATCAGCCAGCCCTCGGCCCCGTCGTCGAGCTCGACCGGCATCAGGGTCGGCCCCTGCGCCTTGGCCTTCGCCGTCGTGTCCGGCAGGATGACCACCGGGGCCTCCAGCCCCTTGGCGCCGTGCACGGTCATCACCCGGACCTCACCGCGCGCTCCCTCCATCTCGCGCTTCACCTCGACGTCGGCGGTCTCCAGCATCGACAGGCAGGTCTCCAGATCGATCCCGCCCCGCTGCTCGGCCGCCAGCACCTGGTTCAGCGTCTCGTCGATCGCCTCCTCCGCCTCGCGCCCCAGCCGGGCCAGGATGCGCGCCCGGCCCGACAGCCCCGTCGCATCGATCCGGTTCAGAAGCCCGGCGAAGAAGGCGAACGGATCGCGGCTGGACGACGCGATGGCGAAATCGATCAGGTCGTGCGCCCGCCCCCACGACGGATGCTCCCCCGCCCGTGCCTGCAGTGCCGCCCACAGCCGTTTCCGCTTCGGATCGGCCCCCGCCAGTTCGTACAGGCTGTCGGCCGCGCCATCGTCGGGGATGTCGCAGAGCGGGCTGCGCAGCACCCCGGCCAGGCTCAGTTCGTCGTCGGGATACAGCGCCACCCGCGCCACCGCGATCAGGTCGTCGAAGGCGATGTGCGACGACAGCTTCAGCCGGTCGGCCCCCGCCACCGGCACGCCGACCGCCTTCATCGCCCGGATGATCTCCTCGAAGGTCGCGTCGCGCCGGCGCACCAGCACCAGGAAGTCGCCGTAGCCGCAGGGCCGCAGCGCGCGGGTCTTGCGGTCCTGCACCGCCACCCCGGCCATGACCTGACGCCGGATCTCGCGCGCCAGATCGGCCGCCATGCGCTTGCGCGCGCTCTGCACCGGCTCCTGATCCAGCGGATCATCCCAGGCGTCGCGCTCAGGCGGCTTCTCGTCCGCATAGAGGGGCCAGAGGTCGATGCAGCCGTGGTCGTCCACCCGTTTGGCGATATGCGCCGGGATGGCCCCGACCGTTTCCCCGACCAGCGACCGCGTCCGCTCCGGCGACACGAAGACGGCATCGACGAAGCTCAGCACCTCCGGCGTCGACCGGAACGAAGTGGCCAGTTCCACGCCCGCGAATGCCGCCCCCGCGCCCCGGACCATGACGTCGTAGCGCTGCGATTCCTGGCGCAGCCGCTCGGGCCGGGCTCCCTGGAAGGAATAGATCGACTGCTTCTCGTCGCCCACGGCGAACACCGTCCGCTCGACCTTGCCCGCCCCGTAGCGTTTCGAGCCGATGCCGGAGAAGAAGCCCTCGGTCAGGGCCTCGACGATGTCCCACTGTTCGGGCGCCGTGTCCTGGGCCTCGTCGATCAGGACGTGTTCGATGCCCCCGTCCAGCTTGAACAGCACCCAGGCTGCGCTGGACCGCACGGTCAGCAGCTCGACCGTCCGCGCCACCAGGTCCCCAAAATCCAGCGCCCCGCGCCGTTCCTTGGCCGCCTCGTAGAGCGCCCCGTGCGCGCGGGCGAGCGTCAGCACATGGCCCGTGTCCTCGGCCACCCTGGCCTTGCGCACCTCGCCCAGGGTGGCGACGACCTTGTCCTGCATTGTGGTCAGCCAGTCGCGCGCCTCGGGCGGGGCGGACTTGGTCGCCATCGACTTCCTCGGGGCGCCGCTGGTCAGGAAGACCGAGGCAATCTCGGGAAAGCTCCAATCCGCCTCCCACATCCGCTTGGCGCAGGCCTGGTCGGTGACCGATCCCCGGTCCATCGCCTCGGCCATGGCCAGCCATTCGCCATGGTCGAGAAAGCGCATGAAGTCGTTCTGGATCGTCGCCACGTCGCGGTCGGGATCGGCCCCGACCAGCGCATGCGGTCCCGGCGCGGTGCCCGCATCGACCCGCGCCACATAGTCCAGCAGCCGCGCCCGGTCCGCCTCGATCCGCGCCAGCAGGCCCTCGAACGATTTGAAGTCCAGCTCGACCGCGAAATGGGCATAGGCCCGGCCGATCTCGCCGTCGCCATTGCCCAACGCCCGCCGCGCCAGATCCTCGCGCGCCTCGTGCGACAGGGCCGTGGCCGCCTGGTCCTCCAGCACGGTGAACCCCGGCGTCACCCCCGCCTCCAGCGGAAACCGCCGCAACAGCTTCTCGCAGAAGGCATGCAGGGTCTGGATCTTCAGCCCGCCGGGCGTGTCCAGCGCCTTGGCGAACAGACGGCGCGCGTTCGACAGGTCGGTCTTCGACAGGATCGTCGCCGCCCGCCCGTCCAGATCGGCCAGCGACGCCTCCAGCGTCGCATCGTCCATGACCGCCCAGGCCCCCAGCCGGTCGAACAGCCGCGCCTGCATCTCGGCCGCCGCCGCCTTGGTATAGGTCACGCACAGGATCTCGCCCGGGCTGACGTCCTCCAGCAGCAGCCGCGCCACCCGGTCGACCAGGGTCGAGGTCTTGCCCGAACCGGCATTGGCCGTGACGAACACCGACTGGCGCGGGTCCGCCGCCGCGATCTGGGCGGGGTCGGGCAGGATGCGGACGGCGGTCTCCGTGCTCACGAATCCGGCTCCTCAGCCCCGGCGACGTGCCATTCCCAGACCCGCGCCAGATGGTCGTAGTTGCCGCCGAAATTGCCCATGAATTGCGGCGCGACCCAGCTCAGGTACGGCGTCGTCTCCAGATCGAACCGCCGCACCCGCGCCTTCAACCCCGCCAGCGCCGCCATCGACAGATCGGCCGCCTCGGTCCCTTGGGCCAGGGTCTTGGCTTCACCGGCGACCTTGCGCCCCACGACCCGCACATAGGTCAGGTCTTCCGGCTCCACCGGCCCTGTGTCCGACAGCCCCGCCTCGGCCAGGATCGCCCCGGTCAGGGTCAGCTGCGGCGCGAAGCCCGACTTCACCTGTTTGGCCGACGGCGCGGCCCCGGTCTTGAAGTCCAGGATCGCCGCGCCCGTGGACGACAGCTCGATCCGGTCCGCCTTGGCCGTTACCGTGAACGGCCCGGCATCGGCGTCGAAGGTCAATGCGACCTCTTCCTCGACCCGGATCTCGATTCCCTGGGCCCGGCGCCGCGTCTCGAACGCCGTCAGCCAGCGCGCGGCGTTCCGGGCCAGCGGCCCCTCGCGCGCCATGGCCGCGTCCTCGAACCCGTGGTGGCGCAGCTCCTCGTGCAGCAGGTGGACGATCTGGTCCTCGCAATCCTCGGGCAGGACGTCTGGCCAGGCCAGGGTCAGCCGCTCGACCGCCTTGTGGATCGCCTGCCCGCGCAGCAGCGCCTCGGCCGACTGCCCCGGCCGGTCCATGGGCCTCAGGTTCAGCACATAGCGGGCATAGACGGCATAGGGATCCCGCACCCACCGCTCCACGCCCGTGACCGGCAGGGTGCGCGGTCGCCGCGCGACCGGCGGCTTCGGCGCCGGCCGTTTCGCCAGTCCGCCCTGCCCGAAGCCCGGCGCATCCAGCGCCCGGGCCGTGGCCTGCATCTCCGTCGGGCGGTCAAGGTCGACGCCCGCCCCCCGAGTCAGCATCTCCAGCCGCCACAGCCAGCGCGACCGCACCGCAGGCTGCCCGCCGCGCCGCTCGGTATGGATCAGGATCGCCTCGGGCGCGCAGGCCCCCTGCACGAAATCCTGCGCCGTCTGTCCCACGCGCCGTTCCGGCGGCGGCAGGTCCAGCGCCTTCCGCATGGGCCGAGACAGGAAGGGATCGACCGGCGCGCCACGGGGCCAGACACCCTCCTCCAGCCCCGCCAGGATCATCCGGTCGGCCCGCACCAGCCGCGCCTCGATGGCCCCGAGGATGCGCAGGGACGGGTGCGTCGCACCGCCGGTCCGCACCGTCGTGTCCCGCACCAGCCCGGCCACCAGTTCGGCGAACTCGCCCGGCGAAACCTCGCCCAGCGACGCCCCGCCCTCGATCAGCTGGGACAGCATCGCGGCCGCCGCCTCGCCGTCGGACCCGGCCCAGACGTCCGCGCCCGCCAGAGCCTCGATCAGGGTCGTCAGCGACCGGGCCGCCGCATCCAGCGGGGCCCTCGGCGCGAACGGCGCGGTGGCCGTTCCGCTCAGCGCCTGCAGCCGACCCGCCAGGGCCGTCGCCTGCGCCAGTCGCCCCAGCGTCCAGTCCGAAGGGGGCTGCCCGTTCCGGC
This DNA window, taken from Brevundimonas subvibrioides ATCC 15264, encodes the following:
- a CDS encoding pectate lyase — encoded protein: MSVSMSRRAVLASGAALATLTAAGPVFAQATPDRATLLATMKRATAFMTDEVAVGGGYVWQVLPDFSRRWGELEAKPTMIWVQPPGTATVGHVYMDAWHATGDEQFYDAAKACADALIAGQHPRGGWNYVIDTAGEDSLKDWYETIGGNAWRLEEFQHYYGNATFDDAGTAEASQLLLRVYLEKRERKYRAPLDKAIQFVLDAQYPNGGWPQRFPFVEGAGGLHGNPDYTPYITFNDDVAGENIEFLLYAHQALGSNDRRLVDAIQRGMDIFVATQQPLPQPAWGLQHFPDTLKPAPARTIEPRAFATHTTATNIRSMIGFYKLTGDRKFLARLPEALDWLDQVKTPQNLIAPGRTHPTFILEGSNTPVYIHRKGSNIRNGRYYADDNPNNLIVHYGSFRNLDTAALRAEYEAAAAMTPESVIATSPLKARPGTRALPKYFTLKDVSIWDMGTEGRRPRPVAPTRAAELAGTLNARGYWPSLLTTTSNPYVGPSPEAVTGGEYQTTRVGDLWDTSPYTTDFPVEGISTQTFITNMGDLIEALQVAS
- a CDS encoding sugar kinase; this translates as MTRSTSGRRILCFGEMLLRLTPNDGELLMQSPGLTARPGGAEANVAVSLARFGAPAALATVLPDNALGHAARDEVRKHGVDTAGVQFRPGRMGLYFLTPGAVRRPSEVLYDRAGSAFVQHIDGAMDWPALLDGVEWLHLSGVTPATGPNGSAAALAAIAAATAAGVKVSFDGNFRGKLWAEWAGDPPRVLGQMLAGSSLAFADDRDFALVLGRRFDDPDPARRRRAAAAAAFETWPSLERICCTLRVNDSVQDQTLSAVMITRDGERHAAPIALTGVVDRVGGGDAFASGVLFGVWSGWSNDEALAFGLAAAGLKHSVPGDFNLFDESQVRAAMSAEGFDIKR
- the rplS gene encoding 50S ribosomal protein L19, which produces MANILQTLEAEEKARLIAVRAIPVFQPGDTLRVNVKIKEGERERVQAFEGVCIARAGGGVNENFTVRKISFGEGVERVFPILSPNIESIEVKRRGVVRRAKLYYLRDRRGKSARIAERQTVRPAKGAVVPVTGSADKTTDEA
- a CDS encoding DUF885 domain-containing protein is translated as MRRLLISSASAVLIAVAGLGSAAFAPAPMQQAEATADADARLAAFFEATYNERIALSPQQMTSLGMKTDNDKLDDYTPAAAERSLALAEAQLARMKAEFDTADLSPQSRMSARLFEHGVVQQREGFRWRESGYPISSSGGAGGSLPVFMINNHRVDTADDARAYVARLVEVERVLGESATNIRTRMAAGITPPTFVWEPALGAIRNVTNGAPFTDGADTAIWADFQKKVGALDIGQAEKDALIASAREALTGPFKRGYDRYLATLLEMQPLSTSTDGVWRLPDGDAYYSQRLRASTTTDLTADQIHQIGLSEVARVQAEMEVIKTQVGFEGTLQDFFAFIKTDPRFQYPNTPEGKAQYLEDSRAFIAQVMAVAPQWFSDLPEAALEVRSVEAWREASTGIAFYNEPAADGSRPGIYYVNLSDMTQVLRPQIEGISYHEGAPGHHFQVAYAQEMESLPRFRRYGIYGAYAEGWGLYAEKLGKEMGFYQDPYSDFGRLSTELWRAVRLVLDTGIHSKRWSRDQAVEYFRQNSLLSERDIRLEVNRYISGPGQATSYKVGELKILELRERARTALGDRFNIRDFHSVVLGSGSVPLDVLEEQVDAWIAAGGGHPD
- a CDS encoding LamG domain-containing protein, with protein sequence MGLDRRRVLAGLGALPMAGCASFPGPDRPRTTVWRFGDLASIDAPLTIEGAPRPVAGPASVPGGALQFDGVDDALFIDRHPLAGAATFAFEAVFRPDGGAMEQRWLHLQSDEDVPAGQTPVGTRFLFEIRVYGDAWALDAFVKGPTYNQTLLFPDKRHPVGRWYHVAQTYDGTTYRAFVDGELQGEAALAFTPQGPGRASVGTRINRVNYFNGAIAEARFTPRFLRPDQFTGLNPA
- the trxA gene encoding thioredoxin TrxA; this encodes MATMKVTDDSFDTDVLKASTPVLVDFWAEWCGPCKQIGPALEQIADELAGQVTIAKINIDDSPMTPSKLGVKGIPTLMLFKDGQMTSLKVGAMPKGKILEWLAETGISAKA
- the trmD gene encoding tRNA (guanosine(37)-N1)-methyltransferase TrmD, whose translation is MPFTATVLTMFPEAFPGPLGVSLIGTAWREKALWALETVDIRNFSEDKRGFLDDTPAGGGPGQVLKADVVARALDSLTGSPRPLLYMSARGRPLTQARVKDWAKADGIVVLCGRFEGVDQRVLDARGFEEVSVGDAVLAGGEAAAMVAIEACVRLIPGVLGQAESLSSESFEDGLLEHPQYTRPRTFEGIDIPEILLSGDHRKMAAWRQAQREETTRERRPDLWAAHLETRPAEPSAKSKLKGAKARGE
- the addA gene encoding double-strand break repair helicase AddA, which codes for MSTETAVRILPDPAQIAAADPRQSVFVTANAGSGKTSTLVDRVARLLLEDVSPGEILCVTYTKAAAAEMQARLFDRLGAWAVMDDATLEASLADLDGRAATILSKTDLSNARRLFAKALDTPGGLKIQTLHAFCEKLLRRFPLEAGVTPGFTVLEDQAATALSHEAREDLARRALGNGDGEIGRAYAHFAVELDFKSFEGLLARIEADRARLLDYVARVDAGTAPGPHALVGADPDRDVATIQNDFMRFLDHGEWLAMAEAMDRGSVTDQACAKRMWEADWSFPEIASVFLTSGAPRKSMATKSAPPEARDWLTTMQDKVVATLGEVRKARVAEDTGHVLTLARAHGALYEAAKERRGALDFGDLVARTVELLTVRSSAAWVLFKLDGGIEHVLIDEAQDTAPEQWDIVEALTEGFFSGIGSKRYGAGKVERTVFAVGDEKQSIYSFQGARPERLRQESQRYDVMVRGAGAAFAGVELATSFRSTPEVLSFVDAVFVSPERTRSLVGETVGAIPAHIAKRVDDHGCIDLWPLYADEKPPERDAWDDPLDQEPVQSARKRMAADLAREIRRQVMAGVAVQDRKTRALRPCGYGDFLVLVRRRDATFEEIIRAMKAVGVPVAGADRLKLSSHIAFDDLIAVARVALYPDDELSLAGVLRSPLCDIPDDGAADSLYELAGADPKRKRLWAALQARAGEHPSWGRAHDLIDFAIASSSRDPFAFFAGLLNRIDATGLSGRARILARLGREAEEAIDETLNQVLAAEQRGGIDLETCLSMLETADVEVKREMEGARGEVRVMTVHGAKGLEAPVVILPDTTAKAKAQGPTLMPVELDDGAEGWLMCPGSEKEDCEASGEARTARQTRVDDETLRLLYVALTRARDRVVILGRGSAKSKLGYDEGSWWAVLTETFERLGGQVRDIGDGRRRFGVDPVVMAAGVASAIPGVTVPDWARAMPPVDPSARYVSPSQAKAVKRVSAPSPLAVAGADGGAPLGRFRRGDLIHLLLERLPEIEAAARPDAPRRMLARERDLSEAQRDEMIAAAFAVLEDARFSAVFGAGSRAEVALTGSAPGLPAGVSISGRIDRLVVTPERVLVVDYKTNRPAPDRIEDADPAYVAQMAVYVAVLKRLYPDRPVEAALVWTDGPRLMAVPQGVMDEALAGL